Proteins found in one Triticum urartu cultivar G1812 chromosome 4, Tu2.1, whole genome shotgun sequence genomic segment:
- the LOC125554620 gene encoding uncharacterized protein LOC125554620 encodes MSWAHYEACSNAEYGTTAKAVITKFWQLYRVLDEHKARADVVLLAAAKKKARQLQYEVRWVAVSQYYHYYLHQKMPKTQAQKLRLTLSKEQFMMVVPRWCYGRHDGWASLVDRWLGADAEFAAKSIKARANRGDDGSHSQGNRNHWGFKAMKEDKLKRPLSDMESWKLARERSHRKEGES; translated from the exons ATGAGCTGGGCCCACTACGAGGCTTGCAGCAACGCGGAGTACGGGACGACCGCTAAGGCCGTGATCACCAAATTTTGG CAACTCTATAGAGTTCTTGACGAGCACAAGGCCAGAGCCGACGTGGTCTTGCTTGCGGCTGCGAAGAAGAAAGCTCGTCAGTTGCAGTACGAGGTGCGCTGGGTTGCCGTCTCGCAGTACTACCACTACTACCTGCACCAAAAGATGCCCAAAACTCAAGCGCAGAAGCTACGACTTACCTTGAGCAAGGAGCAGTTCATGATG GTTGTTCCTCGTTGGTGCTATGGAAGGCATGACGGATGGGCGAGTTTGGTGGATAGGTGGCTCGGCGCTGATGCAGAGTTTGCTGCCAAGAGCATCAAGGCCCGGGCTAACCGTGGAGACGACGGGTCACACAGCCAAGGAAACAGGAACCACTGGGGCTTCAAGGCCATGAAG GAGGACAAGTTGAAGAGGCCGCTATCAGACATGGAGTCGTGGAAGCTGGCCCGCGAGCGGAGTCATCGCAAGGAGGGCGAGAGCTAG